In Labrus mixtus chromosome 13, fLabMix1.1, whole genome shotgun sequence, a single genomic region encodes these proteins:
- the LOC132987175 gene encoding MAGUK p55 subfamily member 4-like isoform X3: MALNVTKCPKKTGLEILVWETFDVSSLDLSPEGKNKYLKGATIRRDEETGEIYIARVIHGGLADRSGLLHPGDMLVEVNGNPVVGLEPEQVIQILINSRGTILFKVIPNAAQSSSSHKSVYMKAMVDYCPLQDSSIPCANAGMAFSRGDLLEVVDQSDAQWWQARKMPCSVSCAGLIPSASMLKSKQREQWWCQPLQVHTCIRPLTLPDDEDDRAHPDDRLVLTDETECDISDGIYLAGFRRSFRLWRRTSFRRRRQSCTSCSPNSSALSTPYEEVALYQRPPQENHRLIILIGASGVGVSEVRMRLIKHNPTQFQGPIPHTTRPIRAGEQPGRDYHFVTKELFECMVCNNRLVEYGEFRGHLYGTSTDAIDDVLRRGRMCIIDVEPHSIPALRTRKLKPYVVFIKPPSPDRLRQTRRNARLITNITANRAFTEEDFVDLEDSSRLIEAKYKQFFDGVLVNEVLQDTCMQLCSIIQEAQEEPQWIPVSWSRAEE; encoded by the exons ATGGCCCTAAATGTCACTAAATGCCCGAAGAAGACGGGTTTGGAAATCCTTGTTTGGGAGACATTTGATGTTTCATCTCTGGATTTATCTCCTGAAGGgaagaataaatatttaaag GGGGCGACTATAAGGAGGGACGAGGAGACTGGAGAAATCTACATTGCCAGAGTGATTCATGGAGGACTGGCTGACCGCAGCG gaCTTCTTCATCCTGGTGACATGTTAGTCGAGGTAAACGGGAACCCTGTGGTGGGACTGGAGCCGGAGCAGGTCATCCAGATACTG attaACTCTCGTGGAACCATCCTGTTTAAAGTCATTCCAAACGCagctcagagcagcagcagccacaaaTCG GTGTACATGAAGGCGATGGTGGActactgccccctgcaggactcCTCCATCCCGTGTGCCAATGCAGGGATGGCATTCAGCAGAGGAGACCTGCTGGAGGTGGTTGATCAGTCAGACGCTCAGTGGTGGCAGGCCAGGAAGATGCCCTGTTCTGTTTCCTGTGCCGGTCTGATCCCCTCCGCCAGCATGCTGAagag taAACAGAGGGAACAGTGGTGGTGTCAGCCGTTACAGGTTCATACCTGCATCAGACCCT TGACTCTGCCCGATGATG AGGACGACCGAGCACATCCTGACGACAGACTCGTCCTCACAG ATGAGACTGAATGTGACATCAGTGATGGGATCTACCTAG CTGGTTTCCGGCGGAGTTTCCGGCTGTGGAGGAGGACGTCTTTCAGGAGGAGGCGACAGTCCTGCACCTCCTGCTCGCCAAACAGCAGCGCTCTGTCCACGCCGTACGAGGAGGTGGCTCTGTACCAGCGCCCCCCGCAGGAGAACCACCGCCTCATCATCCTCATTG gagCTTCGGGGGTCGGAGTCTCTGAAGTGAGGATGAGACTCATCAAACACAACCCAACGCAATTCCAGGGACCCATTCCTC ACACGActcgtccaatcagagcagGGGAGCAACCAGGAAGAGATTACCACTTTGTCACCAAAGAGCTGTTTGAGTGCATGGTCTGTAACAAcag GTTGGTAGAGTACGGCGAGTTTAGGGGTCACCTGTACGGGACCAGCACTGATGCTATCGATGACGTGCTGAGAAGAGGACGGATGTGCATCATCGATGTTGAACCACAC AGCATTCCGGCGCTGAGGACGAGGAAATTGAAGCCTTACGTGGTCTTCATCAAACCTCCGAGTCCGGACAGACTGAGACAAACCCGCAGAAACGCCCGACTCATCACCAACATCACCGCCAACAGAGCCTTCACT gaggaggacttTGTGGATCTGGAGGACTCGTCCCGGCTGATTGAAGCGAAGTACAAACAGTTCTTTGACGGCGTGCTGGTGAACGAAGTCCTGCAGGACACCTGCATGCAGCTCTGCTCCATCATCCAGGAGGCGCAGGAGGAGCCACAGTGGATACCTGTCAGCTGGAGCCGGGCCGAGGAGtag
- the LOC132987175 gene encoding MAGUK p55 subfamily member 4-like isoform X2: MRQAMEDGVSEVLSNVVEDVGQAMDRNISGAHILHELLSAPWLRAVLKMYECLLQFQRLTPSPFLPYASGLSHEIISGIQKVHRPSAEARELYSLLSSPHIQALLSSHDSVAQSDYGPVLPPLPDEMPEDEEAMRIVCLVKNNQPLGATIRRDEETGEIYIARVIHGGLADRSGLLHPGDMLVEVNGNPVVGLEPEQVIQILINSRGTILFKVIPNAAQSSSSHKSVYMKAMVDYCPLQDSSIPCANAGMAFSRGDLLEVVDQSDAQWWQARKMPCSVSCAGLIPSASMLKSKQREQWWCQPLQVHTCIRPLTLPDDEDDRAHPDDRLVLTDETECDISDGIYLAGFRRSFRLWRRTSFRRRRQSCTSCSPNSSALSTPYEEVALYQRPPQENHRLIILIGASGVGVSEVRMRLIKHNPTQFQGPIPHTTRPIRAGEQPGRDYHFVTKELFECMVCNNRLVEYGEFRGHLYGTSTDAIDDVLRRGRMCIIDVEPHSIPALRTRKLKPYVVFIKPPSPDRLRQTRRNARLITNITANRAFTEEDFVDLEDSSRLIEAKYKQFFDGVLVNEVLQDTCMQLCSIIQEAQEEPQWIPVSWSRAEE; encoded by the exons ATGAGACAAGCTATGGAGGAtg GTGTCAGTGAGGTGCTGTCCAATGTGGTCGAGGACGTTGGTCAGGCCATGGACAGAAACATCAGCGGAGCTCACATCCTCCACGAGCTGCTGAGCGCACCGTGGCTGCGCGCGGtgctgaag ATGTATGAGTGCCTGTTGCAGTTCCAGAGGTTGACACCAAGCCCCTTTCTGCCTTATGCCTCAGGACTTTCACATGAG ATCATATCTGGGATACAGAAGGTCCACCGTCCCTCAGCTGAAGCTCGAGAGCTCTACAGCCTCCTCAGCTCACCTCACATCCAG GCCCTCCTATCATCTCACGACAGTGTAGCTCAGTCAGACTACGGACCTGTGTTACCCCCGCTGCCTGATGAGATGCCTGAGGATGAGGAGGCCATGAGGATCGTCTGTCTGGTGAAGAACAACCAGCCGCTG GGGGCGACTATAAGGAGGGACGAGGAGACTGGAGAAATCTACATTGCCAGAGTGATTCATGGAGGACTGGCTGACCGCAGCG gaCTTCTTCATCCTGGTGACATGTTAGTCGAGGTAAACGGGAACCCTGTGGTGGGACTGGAGCCGGAGCAGGTCATCCAGATACTG attaACTCTCGTGGAACCATCCTGTTTAAAGTCATTCCAAACGCagctcagagcagcagcagccacaaaTCG GTGTACATGAAGGCGATGGTGGActactgccccctgcaggactcCTCCATCCCGTGTGCCAATGCAGGGATGGCATTCAGCAGAGGAGACCTGCTGGAGGTGGTTGATCAGTCAGACGCTCAGTGGTGGCAGGCCAGGAAGATGCCCTGTTCTGTTTCCTGTGCCGGTCTGATCCCCTCCGCCAGCATGCTGAagag taAACAGAGGGAACAGTGGTGGTGTCAGCCGTTACAGGTTCATACCTGCATCAGACCCT TGACTCTGCCCGATGATG AGGACGACCGAGCACATCCTGACGACAGACTCGTCCTCACAG ATGAGACTGAATGTGACATCAGTGATGGGATCTACCTAG CTGGTTTCCGGCGGAGTTTCCGGCTGTGGAGGAGGACGTCTTTCAGGAGGAGGCGACAGTCCTGCACCTCCTGCTCGCCAAACAGCAGCGCTCTGTCCACGCCGTACGAGGAGGTGGCTCTGTACCAGCGCCCCCCGCAGGAGAACCACCGCCTCATCATCCTCATTG gagCTTCGGGGGTCGGAGTCTCTGAAGTGAGGATGAGACTCATCAAACACAACCCAACGCAATTCCAGGGACCCATTCCTC ACACGActcgtccaatcagagcagGGGAGCAACCAGGAAGAGATTACCACTTTGTCACCAAAGAGCTGTTTGAGTGCATGGTCTGTAACAAcag GTTGGTAGAGTACGGCGAGTTTAGGGGTCACCTGTACGGGACCAGCACTGATGCTATCGATGACGTGCTGAGAAGAGGACGGATGTGCATCATCGATGTTGAACCACAC AGCATTCCGGCGCTGAGGACGAGGAAATTGAAGCCTTACGTGGTCTTCATCAAACCTCCGAGTCCGGACAGACTGAGACAAACCCGCAGAAACGCCCGACTCATCACCAACATCACCGCCAACAGAGCCTTCACT gaggaggacttTGTGGATCTGGAGGACTCGTCCCGGCTGATTGAAGCGAAGTACAAACAGTTCTTTGACGGCGTGCTGGTGAACGAAGTCCTGCAGGACACCTGCATGCAGCTCTGCTCCATCATCCAGGAGGCGCAGGAGGAGCCACAGTGGATACCTGTCAGCTGGAGCCGGGCCGAGGAGtag
- the LOC132987175 gene encoding uncharacterized protein LOC132987175 isoform X1, translated as MRQAMEDGVSEVLSNVVEDVGQAMDRNISGAHILHELLSAPWLRAVLKMYECLLQFQRLTPSPFLPYASGLSHEIISGIQKVHRPSAEARELYSLLSSPHIQALLSSHDSVAQSDYGPVLPPLPDEMPEDEEAMRIVCLVKNNQPLNREVQRRGSIGDGIGMIRSRWSSLRRFTLDRLVPVRRAWSGEELRATESEARPLPLPRAGPSRPFLPRYQSTGSCCLCPQTAELQKKRLNQSAPSVFGPAPCSGKFLEKPKHIREEHASTGGSSDDYAYPPPPVPAYSLSLPNSPVLYKRGPAGGESRNIPTPGRTPSGTGTNPLRAHTAPCSPATLRSSQQQGVNTLPTVVGHHGCQSRSDKKRQEEPPSMVPNYTDNRHNGSQNQPKQRRNKQLKPKPLQHPQPPDLTKQCSLEELRSTVHTSSIRLDPLHLDQKMVVATERIADSAEENTQALNLLAEVVDKLQGLIVASKNQEVSPSRRLKKSTPPTPPPRVSSISPKVVRKPPTPYPHHLSTSSSSSCSSSSSSSSVSEDFVTSQNPKRMNGGSKRTTVMFSPTHRASGSGSHGQVRLNNGTVSKALMENKQDCNSTGCLTARKKKKKKKNK; from the exons ATGAGACAAGCTATGGAGGAtg GTGTCAGTGAGGTGCTGTCCAATGTGGTCGAGGACGTTGGTCAGGCCATGGACAGAAACATCAGCGGAGCTCACATCCTCCACGAGCTGCTGAGCGCACCGTGGCTGCGCGCGGtgctgaag ATGTATGAGTGCCTGTTGCAGTTCCAGAGGTTGACACCAAGCCCCTTTCTGCCTTATGCCTCAGGACTTTCACATGAG ATCATATCTGGGATACAGAAGGTCCACCGTCCCTCAGCTGAAGCTCGAGAGCTCTACAGCCTCCTCAGCTCACCTCACATCCAG GCCCTCCTATCATCTCACGACAGTGTAGCTCAGTCAGACTACGGACCTGTGTTACCCCCGCTGCCTGATGAGATGCCTGAGGATGAGGAGGCCATGAGGATCGTCTGTCTGGTGAAGAACAACCAGCCGCTG AACAGAGAAGTGCAGAGAAGAGGAAGTATAGGCGATGGAATAGGAATGATTCGTAGTCGTTGGAGCAGCCTTCGTCGCTTCACGTTGGACCGCCTTGTCCCCGTGAGGAGGGCGTGGTCAGGGGAGGAGCTTAGAGCCACTGAGAGTGAAGCCAGGCCTTTGCCCCTCCCAAGGGCAGGACCGTCCCGTCCTTTTCTGCCCCGCTATCAGTCCACAGGAAGCTGCTGTCTGTGCCCGCAAACAgcagagcttcagaagaaaCGGCTCAACCAATCAGCTCCCTCTGTTTTTGGTCCCGCCCCCTGCTCTG GTAAATTTTTAGAGAAACCTAAACACATTAGGGAAGAACATGCCTCTACCGGAGGGAGCAGCGATGACTACGcctaccctcctcctcctgtcccagCTTACAGTCTCAGCCTACCAAACTCCCCTGTCCTGTATAAAAGGGGTCCCGCAGGGGGAGAGTCAAGGAACATCCCTACACCAGGCAGAACCCCCTCTGGTACCGGGACGAACCCTCTCAGAGCTCACACAGCACCTTGTAGTCCTGCAACTCTACGCTCCTCTCAGCAGCAAGGGGTTAATACTCTTCCAACTGTTGTGGGGCATCATGGGTGTCAAAGTCGATCTGATAAAAAACGGCAAGAAGAGCCTCCCTCGATGGTTCCTAACTATACTGACAATCGTCACAATGGAAGCCAGAACCAACCGAAACAAAGACGAAACAAGCAGCTGAAACCGAAACCTCTTCAACACCCTCAGCCGCCTGATCTAACCAAACAGTGCAGCCTTGAAGAGCTCAGGTCCACTGTTCACACCAGCAGTATTAGGCTGGATCCTCTCCATCTTGACCAGAAAATGGTGGTGGCGACAGAGAGGATAGCAGACAGTGCAGAAGAGAACACCCAGGCGCTCAACCTGCTGGCTGAGGTGGTGGACAAGCTCCAGGGCCTCATCGTGGCCAGCAAAAACCAAGAGGTGTCACCCTCACGCAGGCTGAAAAAGTCCACTCCTCCCACACCACCTCCAAGGGTCTCCTCAATCTCTCCAAAGGTGGTGCGCAAACCTCCAACACCTTACCCACACCACctctccacctcttcttcttcctcctgctcctcgtcctcttcgTCCTCGTCTGTCAGTGAagactttgtgacatcacagaatCCAAAACGAATGAATGGAGGATCCAAAAGGACAACGGTGATGTTTAGTCCCACCCACAGAGCGAGCGGCAGTGGTAGTCATGGACAGGTTAGGCTCAACAATGGGACTGTTTCTAAAGCTCTGATGGAGAACAAACAAGACTGTAACAGCACGGGGTGCTTGACAgcaaggaagaagaagaagaaaaaaaagaataagtaG
- the LOC132987564 gene encoding olfactory receptor 11A1-like, with amino-acid sequence MDKLNVTYISLGGYVEVEKYRYLYFVILFIVYVLIICCNSTIVCLIVIHQNLHEPMYIFIAALLINSVLFSSAIYPKLLVDFLSEKQTITHSMCHFQFFMFYSLGGSEFFLLSAMAYDRYVSICKPLHYPNIMNKSTVSVFLVLAWLLPACQMAGSTSFSSKRTICNFTLKGLFCNNSIYKLHCVSSKLLSVYGVFILLNIVFFPILYIVFTYAKILILTHRRTRADRRKAAQTCLPHMLVLINFSLLCMYDIIIVRLESDLPKIASLIMTLQLVLYHPLFNPLIYGLKMKQINKHLKTLFTLVSLNR; translated from the coding sequence ATGGATAAACTGAATGTGACATATATTTCTCTGGGTGGGTATGTAGAGGTGGAGAAATACAGATACCTTTATTTTGTGATTCTTTTTATAGTATATGTTTTAATCATCTGCTGCAATTCCACTATTGTATGCCTCATAGTGATTCACCAAAACTTACATGAACCGATGTACATTTTCATCGCAGCTTTACTAATCAACTCTGTTCTCTTCAGCTCTGCGATCTACCCAAAGCTGCTGGTTGACTTCTTATCTGAGAAACAGACCATAACACATTCAATGTGCCACTTTcaattcttcatgttttattctttagGTGGGTCAGAGTTCTTTCTGTTGTCAGCCATGGCCTACGACAGATATGTGTCTATATGTAAACCTTTGCATTATCCCAATATCATGAATAAGTCAACTGTAAGTGTTTTCTTAGTTTTGGCTTGGCTTTTGCCCGCTTGTCAGATGGCAGGGTCGACTTCATTCAGTTCTAAAAGAACAATCTGTAACTTTACTTTGAAAGGACTCTTTTGCAACAATTCTATTTACAAGCTTCACTGTGTCAGCTCCAAACTACTTTCTGTGTATGGTGTATTTATTTTGctgaatattgtattttttcctaTACTCTACATAGTTTTCACATATGCAAAGATACTGATTCTAACTCATAGACGTACTAGGGCAGACAGGAGAAAAGCTGCACAGACCTGTTTACCCCACATGCTGGTTTTGATcaacttttctttgttgtgcATGTACGATATCATCATAGTGAGACTTGAATCAGATCTTCCAAAAATTGCAAGTCTGATTATGACTTTACAATTGGTTTTGTACCATCCTCTCTTTAATCCGCTCATATATGgactcaaaatgaaacaaattaataaacacCTCAAAACTTTGTTCACTCTAGTTTCTCTGAATAGATGA
- the LOC132986534 gene encoding olfactory receptor 4N2-like, with protein MDDKFNVTYITFNGYVEVQNYRYLYFFIMITVYFLIIFYNSTIVYLIWKHKNLHEPMYIFIAALLINSVILSSAVYPKYLIDFLSDRQIISYSACLFQFFTFYAIGSSEFLLLSVMAYDRYVSICNPLQYPSIMRKNTVCIFLLLAWLVPACHIAIPAILSAKSKLCSFTLKAIFCNNTIYRLQCVSSRVITIYGVVTLVDLAVLPLLFIIFTYAKILFITYRSCKEVKKKAAETCLPHLLVLISYSCLCAYDISIARVESNFPKTARFIMMLQTVFYNPLLNPLIYGLKMKEISKHLKKLFLPAKTPLFMNTAH; from the coding sequence ATGGATGATAAGTTTAATGTTACGTACATAACGTTTAATGGGTATGTGGAAGTTCAAAATTACAGatatctttatttctttatcatgATAACAGTATATTTTCTAATAATCTTTTATAATTCTACTATAGTGTACCTCATCTGGAAACACAAGAATCTGCATGAGCccatgtacatttttattgcagCTTTGCTGATCAACTCTGTTATTCTCAGCAGCGCTGTGTATCCAAAATACTTGATTGactttttatcagacagacAGATCATATCTTATTCAGCCTGTCTCTTtcaattttttacattttacgcCATAGGTAGTTCAGAGTTTTTACTGTTGTCAGTCATGGCTTATGATAGATATGTGTCTATTTGCAATCCTCTGCAATATCCCTCGATCATGAGGAAAAACACGGTGTGTATTTTCTTGCTTTTAGCTTGGCTTGTGCCAGCTTGTCACATTGCTATCCCAGCCATACTGAGTGCTAAAAGTAAATTGTGCAGCTTTACCTTAAAAGCCATATTTTGTAACAACACGATTTACAGACTTCAATGTGTTAGTTCAAGAGTAATTACAATATATGGCGTGGTTACTTTAGTGGACCTTGCAGTTCTCCCTTTGCTCTTCATAATATTTACCTACGCCAAGATACTTTTTATAACCTATCGAAGTTGTAAAGAAGTGAAGAAGAAAGCTGCAGAAACCTGTTTACCCCATCTGTTAGTTTTAATTAGTTACTCCTGTCTGTGTGCTTATGATATCAGTATAGCACGAGTGGAGTCTAATTTTCCAAAAACTGCACGCTTCATCATGATGTTACAAACAGTTTTTTATAATCCTTTGTTAAACCCTCTCATATACGGGCTCAAAATGAAAGAGATTTCCAAACACCTCAAGAAGTTGTTTCTTCCAGCCAAAACACCTCTTTTTATGAATACCGCTCACTAA